The nucleotide window CCGCCACGCCTACCTCCATCCCGTCAAGGGCGAACTCGTACCCGAGCTTTACGCCAAATGCCCCTATCCGCAGAACATTACCTTTAGCAACTTGATTTACTTTTGGTGGGCCCCGACACTCGTCTATCAGCCGGTGTATCCACGCACCGACAAGATCAGATGGGTCTTTGTCGCCAAGCGCCTCGGAGAGGTCTTTTGCCTAAGCGCCTTCATATGGTTCGCGAGCTTCCAGTACGCGGCGCCCGTCCTGCGCAACTCGCTCGACAAGATTGCGTCGTTGGATTTTCCGTCCATCCTGGAGCGGCTTCTGAAGCTGTCGACAATTTCGCTCGTCATCTGGCTTGCCGGCTTCTTCGCCCTCTTTCAGTCGTTCctcaacgccctcgccgaggtgctgcgcTTTGGTGACCGCGCCTTCTACGACGACTGGTGGAACAGCGAGAGCCTGGGCGCGTACTGGCGGACGTGGAACAAGCCGGTATACACCTATTTTAAGCGCCATGTATATATGCCAATGATTGGACGAGGTTGGAGtgcttcgacggcgagcttTGTCGTCTTTTTCGTCTCGGCTGTGCTTCACGAGATTTTGGTCGGAGTCCCTACGCATAACATCATTGGTAAGTCATGCCTCGGGAAACTATATACATAGCGGTGGTGCTGACCACTCGCAGGCGTTGCTTTCCTGGGCATGTTCTTGCAGCTCCCCCTCATCGCGCTCACTGCGCCACTTGAGAAGATGAAactcggcaagggcggcaagctcATCGGCAACGTCATATTCTGGGTTTCCTTTACCATCTTTGGACAGCCATTTGCCGCGCTCATGTATTTTTATGCGTGGCAGGCCAAGTATGGGAGTGTGAGCCGACAAATGCCACAAATGGTGGGCAAGTAGCAATCTTGACCATGACGGCCTCTCAATCTTTTGGACAATGGAAAAGCTTTGGTGGTATAATTGATGAGGAAGGGCATGGTTGGCCTCACTTCCAAAGAACTCTCC belongs to Purpureocillium takamizusanense chromosome 1, complete sequence and includes:
- a CDS encoding uncharacterized protein (COG:I~TransMembrane:8 (o79-98i119-140o176-200i291-310o340-359i402-423o435-455i467-492o)~EggNog:ENOG503NY8C), with the translated sequence MSAATATSVEASNGTTASRRHTSKAASNKNLTEVEPSNGTTADKIKASPQQKYRHVAAVHSQTRPSCLSHDSDAAPSFIGFRNLMVIVLVVGNLRLMIENMQKYGVLICIRCHAYSRRDVVLGGLLYFLIPCHLLAAYLIELAAARQALGSRKRIKDGATGPSAEDRKKFHTTWVLIAWVHTFNITLALVATTFVVYNYIHHPLIGTLTEMHAIIVWLKTASYAFTNRDLRHAYLHPVKGELVPELYAKCPYPQNITFSNLIYFWWAPTLVYQPVYPRTDKIRWVFVAKRLGEVFCLSAFIWFASFQYAAPVLRNSLDKIASLDFPSILERLLKLSTISLVIWLAGFFALFQSFLNALAEVLRFGDRAFYDDWWNSESLGAYWRTWNKPVYTYFKRHVYMPMIGRGWSASTASFVVFFVSAVLHEILVGVPTHNIIGVAFLGMFLQLPLIALTAPLEKMKLGKGGKLIGNVIFWVSFTIFGQPFAALMYFYAWQAKYGSVSRQMPQMVGK